One segment of Paenibacillus rhizovicinus DNA contains the following:
- a CDS encoding aldo/keto reductase: MRTNRIANTELQPSVICLGTSGYGSEIARDTAFQLMDLYREQGGNFLDSANIYDDWAGMGKSLSEKTVGAWLKERGCRDRIVLATKGAHPDLATMDVSRLGRAEILHDLHDSLSNLQTDYIDLYWLHRDDPNAAVEDIVDLLNEQVRKGKIRAFGCSNWPLARLRAANDYASRSGLLGFAANQPLWNLAVLTPGVLEGSTVAMMDDETAAYHAASGLAAVPFSSQANGFFSGRYVRGQKPEKGGRSAIVKAMYANDASFDRLDRANRLAEELNTTPTRIALAYLTSHSFPVFPIIGVSKPAYLLDSCAAGELRLSAEQVSELKSGERH, encoded by the coding sequence ATGCGGACCAACCGGATCGCGAATACGGAATTGCAGCCGTCCGTGATCTGCCTGGGAACATCGGGCTACGGATCGGAAATCGCGAGGGACACTGCTTTTCAATTGATGGATCTGTATCGGGAACAGGGGGGCAATTTTCTCGATTCGGCGAACATCTACGACGACTGGGCGGGCATGGGCAAGAGCCTCAGCGAGAAAACGGTCGGCGCTTGGCTGAAGGAACGAGGCTGCAGGGACCGTATCGTGCTGGCGACGAAGGGCGCGCATCCCGACCTTGCGACGATGGATGTATCGCGTCTTGGCCGCGCGGAAATTTTGCATGATCTACACGACAGCCTGTCCAACCTGCAAACCGACTATATCGACCTCTATTGGCTGCATCGGGACGATCCGAATGCTGCCGTGGAGGATATCGTCGACTTGCTCAACGAGCAGGTTCGCAAGGGGAAGATCCGCGCCTTCGGCTGCTCCAACTGGCCGCTTGCGCGCCTTCGCGCCGCGAACGATTATGCTTCCCGCAGCGGACTGCTCGGCTTCGCCGCCAATCAACCGCTCTGGAACCTGGCCGTGCTTACTCCGGGCGTGCTGGAAGGCTCGACGGTTGCGATGATGGATGATGAAACGGCCGCATACCATGCGGCTTCCGGTCTGGCCGCGGTGCCGTTCTCCTCGCAGGCCAACGGCTTCTTCAGCGGGCGCTATGTTCGGGGGCAGAAGCCGGAGAAGGGCGGCCGGTCGGCGATCGTCAAGGCGATGTACGCCAACGACGCCAGCTTCGACCGTCTGGACCGCGCGAACCGGCTGGCCGAAGAGCTGAATACGACGCCGACGCGCATCGCGCTTGCTTATTTGACCTCGCATTCGTTTCCCGTGTTTCCGATCATCGGCGTCTCGAAGCCGGCGTATCTGCTGGACAGCTGCGCAGCCGGCGAGCTGCGCCTGAGTGCGGAGCAAGTGAGCGAATTGAAGTCCGGCGAACGGCACTAA